The Streptococcus parasanguinis genomic sequence CTCCGATACCCGCCAAAGGACCCATCATACCAATTTTAACCCCTTGGATGGCAGCATCGTCAATAGCGGCACCGTTTGCTCTTTCTTCTTCAAGAGCAAGCGTTACCCCGATGATAGGAGCGGCAACGTATGGATGAGTGTTAAAGAATTCCATGTGACGTTCAAGAGCAGCCGCTTGGTCTTCTTTCTTCGTGTAGAGTTTTTTGATAGCTGGGATCAATGAGTAAGCCCAACCCAAGTTTTGCATCCGTTCATAGTTCCAAGAACCTTGCAAGAAGGTTGAACGCCACCAAACTTTTTGACGATCTGATTTAGATAATTGTAATTTTTCAGTCATGATAGTGTCACACCTTTCTTAATAGTCTTCGAGAATGTCGCCAATTGGATCGTTAGAAGTAGCGGCACCGCCACCTCCATTGCCACCTTTCTTAGAAAGAGTAAGGTAGATCAAGGCAAGGGAAACACCAATTGCTCCAAGGGCGATCAAGGTCAATTGGCTAACAGCTGCAAGAGCAAAACCGATGGCAAAGAATGGCCATACTTCACGGCTCGCCATCATGTTGATAACCATGGCATAACCAACGGCTACAACCATACCACCACCGATTTGCATTCCATCAGAGAGCCATTTTGGCATTTGTTCAAGAGCAGTTTTGACAGTTTCAGCAGGAATCATCAACAAGAGGGCTGCAGGAATGGCGATACGAAGACCTTGAAGAAGAAGGGCCACAAAGTGAGCGCGTTCTACACCTTTGATATCCCCTTTTCTAGCAGCAGCGTCGGCAGTGTGAACCAAACCAACGGAAAGGGTACGGACGATCATGGTCAAGAAAAGACCAGCAACTGCAAGTGGAATAGC encodes the following:
- a CDS encoding PTS mannose/fructose/sorbose transporter subunit IIC — encoded protein: MSIISMVLVVVVAFLAGLEGILDQFQFHQPLVACTLIGLVTGNLTAGIMLGGSLQFIALGWANIGAAVAPDAALASVAAAIIMVLGGDFSTKGIAVAQGVAIPLAVAGLFLTMIVRTLSVGLVHTADAAARKGDIKGVERAHFVALLLQGLRIAIPAALLLMIPAETVKTALEQMPKWLSDGMQIGGGMVVAVGYAMVINMMASREVWPFFAIGFALAAVSQLTLIALGAIGVSLALIYLTLSKKGGNGGGGAATSNDPIGDILEDY